A region from the Drosophila ananassae strain 14024-0371.13 chromosome 2L, ASM1763931v2, whole genome shotgun sequence genome encodes:
- the LOC6500647 gene encoding filamin-A isoform X9, producing the protein MPLNFKSSFSIVTHQAEVRMPSGKVDKPVIQDNRDGTVSVKYDPREEGSHELVVKYNGEPVQGSPFKFHVDSITSGYVTAYGPGLTHGVTGEPANFTISTKGASAGGLTMAVEGPSKADINYHDNKDGTVSVQYLPTAPGEYQVSVRFGDKHIKGSPYFAKITGEGRKRNQISVGSCSEVTMPGDITDDDLRALNASIQAPSGLEEPCFLKRMPTGNIGISFTPREIGEHLVSVKRLGKHINNSPFKVTVCEREVGDAKKVKVSGNGLKEGQTHADNIFSVDTRNAGFGGLSVSIEGPSKAEIQCTDKDDGTLNISYKPTEPGYYIVNLKFADHHVEGSPFTVKVSGEGSNRKREKIQRERDAVPITEIGSQCKLTFKMPGITSFDLAACVTSPSNVTEDAEIQEVEDGLYSVHFVPKELGVHTVSVRYSEMHIPGSPFQFTVGPLRDSGSHLVKAGGSGLERGIVGEAAEFNVWTREAGGGSLAISVEGPSKADIEFKDRKDGSCDVSYKVTEPGEYRVGLKFNDRHIPDSPFKVYVSPDAGDAHKLEVQQFPQGNIQADAPYQFMVRKNGAKGELDAKIVAPSGTDDDCFIQVIDGEMYSVRFYPRENGIHAIHVKFNGVHIPDSPFRIKVGKDVADPAAVHATGNGLDEVKTGHKADFIINTCNAGVGTLAVSIDGPSKVAMDCTEVEEGYKVRYTPLLPGEHYITVKYNNMHIVGSPFKVNATGDKLADEGAQETSTVIVETVQKVAKGGKNTGVHLPTFKSDASKVVSKGMGLKKAYIGKQNQFSISATDAGNNILYVGMYGPRGPCEEFHVKHAGHNNYNVQYLVRDRGQYVLLIKWGEEHIPGSPFQIDV; encoded by the exons ATGCCATTGAATTTCAAATCATCGTTTTCAATTGTAACACATCAAG CTGAAGTCAGAATGCCAAGCGGTAAGGTAGACAAACCCGTTATTCAGGACAACCGTGACGGTACCGTCTCGGTCAAGTACGATCCCCGTGAGGAGGGATCCCACGAGCTGGTGGTCAAATACAATGGAGAGCCCGTCCAAG GTTCTCCCTTCAAATTCCACGTTGACTCGATCACCTCCGGCTATGTGACTGCTTACGGACCTGGTTTGACCCATGGTGTGACCGGCGAGCCGGCCAACTTCACCATCTCCACCAAGGGAGCCAGCGCCGGTGGCCTGACCATGGCCGTCGAAGGACCCAGCAAGGCGGAC ATCAACTACCATGATAACAAAGATGGCACCGTGTCCGTGCAATACCTGCCCACTGCCCCCGGCGAGTACCAGGTGTCGGTTCGCTTCGGCGACAAGCACATCAAGGGATCGCCCTACTTTGCCAAGATCACCGGTGAGGGACGCAAGCGCAACCAGATCTCGGTCGGTTCCTGCTCCGAGGTGACCATGCCCGGCGACATCACCGACGATGATCTGCGCGCCCTGAACGCTTCCATCCAGGCTCCTAGTGGCCTGGAGGAGCCGTGCTTCCTGAAGCGCATGCCCACCGGAAACATTGGCATCTCGTTCACGCCCCGCGAGATCGGCGAGCACTTGGTGTCGGTTAAGCGCCTGGGAAAGCACATCAACAACTCTCCCTTCAAGGTCACCGTTTGCGAGCGTGAGGTGGGCGATGCCAAGAAGGTCAAGGTCAGCGGTAACGGCCTGAAGGAGGGTCAGACCCATGCCGACAACATCTTCTCCGTGGACACACGCAACGCCGGATTCGGTGGTCTTTCCGTCTCGATCGAGGGTCCCAGCAAGGCTGAGATCCAGTGCACGGACAAGGACGACGGCACTCTCAACATCTCCTACAAGCCCACGGAGCCAGGTTACTACATTGTCAACCTGAAGTTCGCTGATCACCACGTGGAGGGATCCCCATTCACCGTCAAGGTATCTGGAGAGGGCAGCAACCGCAAGCGCGAGAAGATCCAGCGTGAGCGGGATGCCGTCCCCATCACGGAAATCGGCAGCCAGTGCAAACTGACCTTCAAGATGCCCGGCATCACCTCCTTCGACTTGGCCGCCTGTGTCACCTCACCCAGCAACGTGACTGAGGATGCCGAGATCCAGGAGGTAGAGGATGGCCTCTACTCGGTGCACTTTGTGCCCAAGGAACTGGGCGTGCACACCGTCTCGGTGCGCTACTCTGAGATGCACATACCCGGATCGCCCTTCCAGTTCACCGTGGGACCGCTGCGCGACTCTGGCAGCCATCTGGTCAAGGCCGGAGGTTCTGGTCTGGAGCGTGGCATTGTCGGCGAGGCGGCGGAATTCAATGTGTGGACCCGCGAGGCTGGCGGTGGCTCCCTGGCCATCTCCGTCGAGGGTCCCAGCAAGGCCGATATCGAGTTCAAGGACCGCAAGGACGGCAGCTGCGATGTCTCGTACAAGGTTACCGAGCCAGGCGAGTACCGTGTGGGTCTGAAGTTCAACGACCGCCACATCCCCGACTCGCCATTCAAGGTCTACGTCTCGCCGGATGCTGGTGATGCCCACAAGCTGGAGGTGCAGCAGTTCCCCCAGGGCAACATCCAGGCGGATGCCCCCTACCAGTTCATGGTGCGCAAGAACGGCGCCAAGGGCGAGCTGGATGCCAAGATCGTGGCTCCCTCCGGCACGGATGACGATTGCTTCATCCAGGTGATCGACGGCGAGATGTACTCGGTGCGCTTCTATCCTCGCGAAAACGGTATCCATGCCATCCACGTCAAGTTCAACGGCGTCCACATTCCGGACTCGCCGTTCAGAATCAAGGTGGGCAAGGATGTGGCTGATCCGGCCGCTGTCCACGCCACCGGCAACGGACTCGACGAGGTGAAGACCGGACACAAGGCCGACTTCATCATCAACACCTGCAACGCTGGCGTGGGAACTCTGGCCGTTTCCATTGATGGACCCTCAAAGGTGGCCATGGACTGCACGGAAGTGGAGGAGGGCTACAAGGTGCGCTACACCCCACTGCTCCCGGGCGAGCACTACATCACGGTCAAGTACAACAACATGCATATCGTGGGCTCACCCTTCAAGGTGAACGCCACCGGCGACAAGCTGGCGGACGAGGGCGCCCAGGAGACGTCGACTGTAATTGTGGAGACGGTCCAGAAGGTGGCCAAGGGCGGCAAGAACACTGGCGTCCATCTGCCCACCTTCAAGTCGGATGCCAGCAAGGTGGTGTCCAAGGGAATGGGCCTGAAGAAGGCTTACATTGGCAAGCAGAACCAGTTCAGCATCTCGGCCACTGATGCGG GCAACAACATCTTGTACGTGGGCATGTACGGACCGAGGGGTCCCTGCGAGGAGTTCCACGTCAAGCACGCCGgccacaacaactacaatgTGCAGTACCTGGTGCGCGATCGTGGCCAGTACGTGCTGCTGATCAAGTGGGGCGAGGAGCACATACCCGGCTCCCCATTCCAGATTGATGTGTAG
- the LOC6500647 gene encoding filamin-A isoform X10 has product MPSGKVDKPVIQDNRDGTVSVKYDPREEGSHELVVKYNGEPVQGSPFKFHVDSITSGYVTAYGPGLTHGVTGEPANFTISTKGASAGGLTMAVEGPSKADINYHDNKDGTVSVQYLPTAPGEYQVSVRFGDKHIKGSPYFAKITGEGRKRNQISVGSCSEVTMPGDITDDDLRALNASIQAPSGLEEPCFLKRMPTGNIGISFTPREIGEHLVSVKRLGKHINNSPFKVTVCEREVGDAKKVKVSGNGLKEGQTHADNIFSVDTRNAGFGGLSVSIEGPSKAEIQCTDKDDGTLNISYKPTEPGYYIVNLKFADHHVEGSPFTVKVSGEGSNRKREKIQRERDAVPITEIGSQCKLTFKMPGITSFDLAACVTSPSNVTEDAEIQEVEDGLYSVHFVPKELGVHTVSVRYSEMHIPGSPFQFTVGPLRDSGSHLVKAGGSGLERGIVGEAAEFNVWTREAGGGSLAISVEGPSKADIEFKDRKDGSCDVSYKVTEPGEYRVGLKFNDRHIPDSPFKVYVSPDAGDAHKLEVQQFPQGNIQADAPYQFMVRKNGAKGELDAKIVAPSGTDDDCFIQVIDGEMYSVRFYPRENGIHAIHVKFNGVHIPDSPFRIKVGKDVADPAAVHATGNGLDEVKTGHKADFIINTCNAGVGTLAVSIDGPSKVAMDCTEVEEGYKVRYTPLLPGEHYITVKYNNMHIVGSPFKVNATGDKLADEGAQETSTVIVETVQKVAKGGKNTGVHLPTFKSDASKVVSKGMGLKKAYIGKQNQFSISATDAGNNILYVGMYGPRGPCEEFHVKHAGHNNYNVQYLVRDRGQYVLLIKWGEEHIPGSPFQIDV; this is encoded by the exons ATGCCAAGCGGTAAGGTAGACAAACCCGTTATTCAGGACAACCGTGACGGTACCGTCTCGGTCAAGTACGATCCCCGTGAGGAGGGATCCCACGAGCTGGTGGTCAAATACAATGGAGAGCCCGTCCAAG GTTCTCCCTTCAAATTCCACGTTGACTCGATCACCTCCGGCTATGTGACTGCTTACGGACCTGGTTTGACCCATGGTGTGACCGGCGAGCCGGCCAACTTCACCATCTCCACCAAGGGAGCCAGCGCCGGTGGCCTGACCATGGCCGTCGAAGGACCCAGCAAGGCGGAC ATCAACTACCATGATAACAAAGATGGCACCGTGTCCGTGCAATACCTGCCCACTGCCCCCGGCGAGTACCAGGTGTCGGTTCGCTTCGGCGACAAGCACATCAAGGGATCGCCCTACTTTGCCAAGATCACCGGTGAGGGACGCAAGCGCAACCAGATCTCGGTCGGTTCCTGCTCCGAGGTGACCATGCCCGGCGACATCACCGACGATGATCTGCGCGCCCTGAACGCTTCCATCCAGGCTCCTAGTGGCCTGGAGGAGCCGTGCTTCCTGAAGCGCATGCCCACCGGAAACATTGGCATCTCGTTCACGCCCCGCGAGATCGGCGAGCACTTGGTGTCGGTTAAGCGCCTGGGAAAGCACATCAACAACTCTCCCTTCAAGGTCACCGTTTGCGAGCGTGAGGTGGGCGATGCCAAGAAGGTCAAGGTCAGCGGTAACGGCCTGAAGGAGGGTCAGACCCATGCCGACAACATCTTCTCCGTGGACACACGCAACGCCGGATTCGGTGGTCTTTCCGTCTCGATCGAGGGTCCCAGCAAGGCTGAGATCCAGTGCACGGACAAGGACGACGGCACTCTCAACATCTCCTACAAGCCCACGGAGCCAGGTTACTACATTGTCAACCTGAAGTTCGCTGATCACCACGTGGAGGGATCCCCATTCACCGTCAAGGTATCTGGAGAGGGCAGCAACCGCAAGCGCGAGAAGATCCAGCGTGAGCGGGATGCCGTCCCCATCACGGAAATCGGCAGCCAGTGCAAACTGACCTTCAAGATGCCCGGCATCACCTCCTTCGACTTGGCCGCCTGTGTCACCTCACCCAGCAACGTGACTGAGGATGCCGAGATCCAGGAGGTAGAGGATGGCCTCTACTCGGTGCACTTTGTGCCCAAGGAACTGGGCGTGCACACCGTCTCGGTGCGCTACTCTGAGATGCACATACCCGGATCGCCCTTCCAGTTCACCGTGGGACCGCTGCGCGACTCTGGCAGCCATCTGGTCAAGGCCGGAGGTTCTGGTCTGGAGCGTGGCATTGTCGGCGAGGCGGCGGAATTCAATGTGTGGACCCGCGAGGCTGGCGGTGGCTCCCTGGCCATCTCCGTCGAGGGTCCCAGCAAGGCCGATATCGAGTTCAAGGACCGCAAGGACGGCAGCTGCGATGTCTCGTACAAGGTTACCGAGCCAGGCGAGTACCGTGTGGGTCTGAAGTTCAACGACCGCCACATCCCCGACTCGCCATTCAAGGTCTACGTCTCGCCGGATGCTGGTGATGCCCACAAGCTGGAGGTGCAGCAGTTCCCCCAGGGCAACATCCAGGCGGATGCCCCCTACCAGTTCATGGTGCGCAAGAACGGCGCCAAGGGCGAGCTGGATGCCAAGATCGTGGCTCCCTCCGGCACGGATGACGATTGCTTCATCCAGGTGATCGACGGCGAGATGTACTCGGTGCGCTTCTATCCTCGCGAAAACGGTATCCATGCCATCCACGTCAAGTTCAACGGCGTCCACATTCCGGACTCGCCGTTCAGAATCAAGGTGGGCAAGGATGTGGCTGATCCGGCCGCTGTCCACGCCACCGGCAACGGACTCGACGAGGTGAAGACCGGACACAAGGCCGACTTCATCATCAACACCTGCAACGCTGGCGTGGGAACTCTGGCCGTTTCCATTGATGGACCCTCAAAGGTGGCCATGGACTGCACGGAAGTGGAGGAGGGCTACAAGGTGCGCTACACCCCACTGCTCCCGGGCGAGCACTACATCACGGTCAAGTACAACAACATGCATATCGTGGGCTCACCCTTCAAGGTGAACGCCACCGGCGACAAGCTGGCGGACGAGGGCGCCCAGGAGACGTCGACTGTAATTGTGGAGACGGTCCAGAAGGTGGCCAAGGGCGGCAAGAACACTGGCGTCCATCTGCCCACCTTCAAGTCGGATGCCAGCAAGGTGGTGTCCAAGGGAATGGGCCTGAAGAAGGCTTACATTGGCAAGCAGAACCAGTTCAGCATCTCGGCCACTGATGCGG GCAACAACATCTTGTACGTGGGCATGTACGGACCGAGGGGTCCCTGCGAGGAGTTCCACGTCAAGCACGCCGgccacaacaactacaatgTGCAGTACCTGGTGCGCGATCGTGGCCAGTACGTGCTGCTGATCAAGTGGGGCGAGGAGCACATACCCGGCTCCCCATTCCAGATTGATGTGTAG